The genomic window CATTGCCGGGCTCACGGGCCGGTGCCGCCTCTGTATCCGCCTGCGATGACGAGGACGGGGGCGCCTCAGCCACCGGTGCCGCCGACTCGCTGGCTGCCTCCGTGGACTCGACCTGCGGCGCGGGCTCAGCGCCATAGTCGCGCTGCCAGGTCGTCCAGATCAGCAGCAGAACCAGGGCCAGTGCCCCGATCAGGAATAGGCGTTGGTTGTCCATCATGGGTGACGACTCGTGGTTTCACTGCCCGGTACCGGATCGATGCCGCCGGGGTGGAGGGGATTGCAACGCAGGATGCGTCGGATCGCGTAGTAGCCACCGCGAACGGTGCCGTGGCGCTCGACGGCCTCGATGGCATAGCACGAGCAAGTGGGATGAAACCGGCAGCATGGCCCGAGTAACGGGCTGATGCAGTAGCGATAGGCGCGCAGCAGACCGATCAGGATGATTCGCATGGGCCGGATATCCGTTGCCAGAGTTTGTCGAGTGACCGAATCAGGGTCGGATTATCGCACTGACGCGCAATCGGTCTCACCATCACGACGACGTCAACCACTGGCAATCGCGTGAGATGGTGGCGGAAGCGCTCCCGAATCAAGCGCTTGAGTCGGCTGCGATCCACCGAACGGGGCGCGGCGCGCTTGGAAACGGCGAGCCCCAATCGTGCGGTTTCGCCACAACCATGGCCGACAAGGATCGTGAAATGGCGATCGCCATGACGACGGGCATCGGCGAACACGGCCCGGAAATCCCGGGACTGGGTCAGGCGCGCAGTCCGGGGAAAACCCTGAGCCTCCGCCGTCGCCCCAGCCAAGGTCA from Spiribacter curvatus includes these protein-coding regions:
- the yidD gene encoding membrane protein insertion efficiency factor YidD; the encoded protein is MRIILIGLLRAYRYCISPLLGPCCRFHPTCSCYAIEAVERHGTVRGGYYAIRRILRCNPLHPGGIDPVPGSETTSRHP
- the rnpA gene encoding ribonuclease P protein component, whose amino-acid sequence is MAGATAEAQGFPRTARLTQSRDFRAVFADARRHGDRHFTILVGHGCGETARLGLAVSKRAAPRSVDRSRLKRLIRERFRHHLTRLPVVDVVVMVRPIARQCDNPTLIRSLDKLWQRISGPCESS